A genome region from Arachidicoccus soli includes the following:
- a CDS encoding LEA type 2 family protein: MKKVAYLALIFMIFEGCTKPTPFEFRGIQNIQLQQMANNSPAISATLSLFNPNHYTVQLKKVDADIYVNGQFLSHYKLDTLLKIPGNAIFNYNILFPFDAKKVFNNVLASLFNQQVLLEIKGISKLGRSGFFVNVPFDFSSKQHLPF; this comes from the coding sequence ATGAAAAAAGTAGCTTATTTGGCCCTCATATTTATGATATTTGAAGGTTGTACCAAACCCACCCCTTTCGAATTTCGAGGTATACAAAATATTCAGTTGCAGCAAATGGCGAACAACTCCCCGGCTATTTCTGCCACTTTGTCTTTATTCAATCCTAACCATTATACAGTTCAACTCAAAAAAGTTGATGCCGATATTTATGTAAATGGCCAATTTTTGTCGCATTATAAATTGGATACTTTGCTAAAAATTCCTGGGAATGCAATTTTTAACTATAATATTTTATTTCCTTTTGATGCTAAGAAAGTGTTCAACAACGTGCTGGCATCCCTATTTAACCAACAAGTTCTTCTAGAGATAAAAGGGATATCAAAACTGGGTAGGTCTGGATTTTTTG
- a CDS encoding WbqC family protein, which produces MNNNDTLLIDNQYFPCINWFKKSINYSNIELSLNERWQKMRFSNRCVVAGSNGLINLSVPIQNGRNQKMSFKDIRIANDINWQVQHWRTIFSCYGKSPFFEFYQDSLRPFFEKKYLYLFDLNFEIICTLNNYINNSQLVSRVNDKLKIELSAQLNYCSPSDFQQEEFPLIYTQLFENRIGFQPNLSLLDLLFMEGPNTKNLLIN; this is translated from the coding sequence ATGAACAATAATGATACATTACTTATTGATAATCAATATTTTCCTTGTATTAATTGGTTTAAAAAATCAATTAATTATTCAAATATAGAATTATCCTTAAATGAAAGGTGGCAAAAAATGCGTTTTAGTAATCGTTGTGTCGTTGCAGGAAGTAATGGGCTCATAAATTTATCCGTCCCCATTCAAAATGGTCGGAATCAAAAAATGTCTTTTAAAGACATAAGGATCGCAAATGATATCAATTGGCAAGTTCAACACTGGCGAACCATCTTTTCCTGCTATGGGAAATCGCCTTTTTTTGAATTTTACCAGGATAGTTTGAGGCCTTTTTTCGAAAAAAAATACCTATATTTATTTGATTTAAATTTTGAAATAATTTGTACTTTAAATAATTATATTAATAATAGTCAGTTAGTTAGTAGAGTTAACGACAAATTAAAAATTGAACTTAGCGCGCAATTAAACTACTGCTCCCCCAGTGATTTTCAACAGGAAGAGTTCCCTTTGATTTATACTCAATTGTTTGAAAACCGTATTGGTTTTCAACCTAATTTAAGCCTTCTTGATTTGCTATTTATGGAAGGTCCTAATACTAAAAATTTACTAATTAACTGA
- a CDS encoding glycoside hydrolase family 125 protein — protein sequence MHRRKFLQQSAMAGAGVLVSKYSKAFNNGKAVFNVDEFPVVRIPVGQRKFRSESVENLINDIQANVGNKELAWLFNNCFPNTLDTTVEYSIINGKPDTFVITGDIDAMWLRDSTAQVTPYLPLCKKDKALQKMIEGVIRRQNKCIIIDPYANAFYKDASKVSEWKETDITDMKPGVHERKWEIDSLCYPIRLAYNFWKETGDTAPFDDHWKEAMTLVVKTFKEQQRITNQGPYSFQRKTSWATDDVPMGGYGYPTKPNGLINSMFRPSDDATIFPYLIPSNYFAVKSLTQLAEMWEKIGKDLDKANEARALSKQVYVALQDFTVMHPKYGQIYPYEVNGYGSINLMDDANVPSLLAMPYLEATFPTNVTYLNTRRYVLSEDNPFFFKGTVAEGIGSPHTGLNKIWPIGISMRGLTSSNTKEMAECIEMLRTTHAGTGFMHESFDPSAPIDFTRKWFAWSNTLFGEFIWKMYREHKDLLKAPPVPVAVNPPSKEKSRWKIF from the coding sequence ATGCATCGTAGAAAATTTTTACAGCAATCGGCAATGGCCGGTGCAGGTGTTTTAGTTTCAAAATATTCCAAAGCTTTTAATAATGGGAAGGCAGTTTTTAATGTTGATGAATTTCCGGTTGTTCGTATTCCGGTAGGTCAAAGAAAATTCAGGAGCGAGTCCGTTGAAAATCTTATAAATGATATACAGGCAAATGTTGGTAATAAAGAATTGGCCTGGCTCTTTAATAATTGTTTTCCTAATACACTTGATACTACCGTAGAATATAGTATCATTAATGGTAAACCTGACACTTTTGTTATTACGGGAGATATTGATGCTATGTGGTTGCGTGATAGCACTGCCCAGGTAACACCTTATTTACCGCTTTGTAAAAAAGACAAGGCTTTGCAAAAAATGATTGAAGGGGTTATTCGCAGACAAAATAAGTGTATTATTATTGATCCTTATGCAAATGCTTTTTATAAAGATGCTTCGAAAGTAAGCGAATGGAAAGAGACTGATATTACAGACATGAAACCTGGCGTACACGAGCGCAAGTGGGAGATAGACAGCCTTTGTTACCCTATTCGCTTAGCCTATAATTTTTGGAAGGAAACTGGGGATACTGCTCCTTTTGATGACCATTGGAAGGAGGCTATGACGTTGGTGGTAAAGACATTTAAGGAGCAACAAAGAATTACTAATCAAGGACCTTACAGTTTTCAGCGTAAAACTTCCTGGGCTACTGATGACGTCCCCATGGGTGGTTACGGCTATCCAACAAAACCCAATGGACTGATCAATTCTATGTTCAGACCAAGTGACGATGCTACCATTTTTCCTTATCTTATTCCAAGCAATTATTTTGCTGTAAAGTCTTTAACGCAATTGGCAGAGATGTGGGAAAAGATTGGAAAGGATTTAGACAAGGCTAACGAAGCAAGAGCGCTATCTAAACAGGTATATGTGGCCTTGCAAGATTTTACTGTAATGCATCCTAAATATGGTCAAATATATCCTTACGAAGTAAATGGCTATGGAAGTATTAATTTAATGGATGATGCGAATGTTCCTTCCTTATTGGCCATGCCATATTTGGAAGCAACTTTTCCAACAAATGTTACTTATTTAAATACACGGCGTTATGTATTATCCGAGGACAATCCGTTTTTCTTCAAAGGGACTGTCGCTGAAGGGATTGGAAGTCCACATACAGGTTTAAACAAAATTTGGCCCATCGGCATCAGTATGCGCGGACTGACCTCTTCTAATACAAAAGAGATGGCAGAATGCATTGAAATGCTGCGAACAACACATGCCGGCACCGGATTTATGCATGAATCTTTTGATCCGAGTGCGCCGATAGACTTTACAAGAAAGTGGTTTGCATGGTCTAACACCCTGTTTGGTGAATTTATCTGGAAAATGTATCGTGAGCACAAGGATTTGCTAAAAGCACCACCAGTTCCAGTTGCTGTTAATCCACCATCAAAAGAGAAAAGCAGATGGAAGATTTTTTGA
- a CDS encoding LysR family transcriptional regulator translates to MLDFRLKVFYTVALHLSFTKAAEELFISQPAVTKNIKELENVFGLRLFERKANKISLTAAGEILMGYAEEIKSLYQQIEFDFGVLKNKFSGILQLGASTTVGQYILPSVLAKFYKSFPEVRLSMLNSNTSRIEKALLEKKIELGIVEGKKHNNQLKYLPFIKDEIVAIVRTKSTIAINGEIKISDLESIPVVCRERGSGSLEVLEDALYKKKFNIASLNILMHLGSTESIKTFLLNYDCLGFVSIASVSKEIMQGEFRIVEIKDLEITREFSFVHLQGKPSGLAESFMQFALRSYNQK, encoded by the coding sequence ATGCTCGATTTTCGCCTAAAAGTTTTCTACACGGTTGCTCTACATTTAAGTTTCACAAAGGCAGCTGAAGAATTGTTCATTTCTCAACCTGCTGTCACGAAAAACATAAAGGAGCTGGAAAATGTTTTCGGATTAAGACTTTTTGAAAGAAAAGCAAATAAAATTTCTTTGACTGCAGCAGGTGAGATCTTAATGGGTTATGCCGAAGAAATAAAAAGCCTATATCAACAAATTGAGTTTGATTTTGGTGTATTAAAAAATAAGTTTTCAGGAATATTGCAGCTTGGTGCCAGCACTACCGTAGGCCAATATATTTTACCTTCTGTATTAGCCAAATTTTATAAATCCTTTCCCGAAGTAAGGTTGTCTATGCTCAATTCTAATACTTCACGTATTGAAAAGGCCTTGCTGGAAAAGAAGATTGAGCTAGGAATTGTAGAGGGAAAGAAACATAATAATCAATTAAAATATTTACCATTTATTAAAGACGAAATTGTGGCTATTGTGCGTACAAAAAGTACAATAGCCATAAATGGAGAGATTAAAATAAGTGATTTAGAGAGTATTCCGGTTGTTTGTCGTGAACGTGGTTCGGGTAGCTTGGAGGTTTTAGAAGATGCATTGTATAAAAAGAAGTTTAATATAGCTTCCTTAAATATTCTAATGCACTTAGGAAGCACAGAAAGTATAAAGACATTTTTGCTTAATTATGATTGCCTGGGTTTTGTTTCTATTGCTTCTGTCTCTAAAGAGATTATGCAAGGAGAATTTAGAATTGTTGAGATTAAGGATTTAGAGATTACCCGTGAATTTTCATTTGTTCATTTACAGGGAAAGCCTAGTGGTCTCGCAGAAAGTTTTATGCAGTTTGCTTTGCGTAGCTATAACCAAAAGTAA
- a CDS encoding YeiH family protein has product MEKSILYKTSAKKILFIIGIIVCCFPVVSPPIALILGFILTQTIGHPFEQTNHRIVKVLLQCSVVGLGFGMNIFEAANAGKEGFAFTVCSIFITLLLGLLLGRLLKIKKITTFLISAGTAICGGSAIAAVAPLVDAKESEMSVSLGTVFLLNSIALFVFPMIGHLFHLSQNQFGLWAAIAIHDTSSVVGAANKYGLTAMHIATTVKLERALWIIPVSLLTALFYKKGKGKIKVPYFILLFVCAMLLNTFFPVLLPVGKIIVPLAEKSLTLTLFFIGAGLTSTALKQVGAKPLLLGILLWVFISVSSLYVILHTVL; this is encoded by the coding sequence ATGGAAAAAAGTATCTTGTACAAAACTTCGGCTAAGAAAATTCTTTTTATTATTGGCATTATTGTCTGTTGCTTTCCGGTCGTTTCCCCACCTATTGCATTAATTTTAGGATTTATTCTAACACAAACTATTGGTCATCCCTTTGAACAGACGAATCATCGCATTGTGAAAGTTTTGTTGCAATGCTCTGTCGTAGGATTGGGTTTTGGGATGAATATTTTTGAAGCAGCTAATGCGGGGAAAGAAGGTTTTGCTTTTACAGTTTGTTCCATTTTTATTACATTATTGTTAGGATTATTATTAGGAAGATTATTAAAGATAAAAAAGATTACGACTTTTCTTATCTCTGCGGGTACAGCCATTTGTGGAGGTAGTGCGATTGCTGCAGTTGCTCCTTTGGTGGACGCGAAAGAAAGTGAAATGTCTGTTTCTTTAGGCACAGTCTTTTTACTTAATTCTATTGCTTTATTTGTATTTCCGATGATTGGGCATTTGTTTCATTTGAGTCAGAATCAATTTGGGCTTTGGGCAGCAATTGCCATACACGATACAAGTTCGGTGGTAGGAGCAGCTAACAAATATGGTCTTACCGCGATGCATATTGCCACCACTGTAAAGTTAGAACGGGCATTATGGATTATTCCGGTTTCTTTACTTACAGCATTATTTTATAAGAAAGGGAAAGGTAAAATTAAAGTACCCTATTTTATCTTACTGTTTGTATGCGCAATGTTGCTCAATACATTTTTTCCGGTTTTACTGCCAGTTGGAAAGATAATTGTGCCCTTAGCGGAAAAGAGTCTTACGCTTACTTTATTTTTTATAGGCGCAGGACTTACTTCAACTGCACTAAAACAAGTAGGAGCCAAGCCCTTGTTGTTAGGTATTTTACTTTGGGTGTTTATTTCTGTTAGTTCGTTGTATGTAATTTTGCATACGGTTTTATAG
- a CDS encoding MarR family winged helix-turn-helix transcriptional regulator, with the protein MKFYQDLGFLILGSRLRRMSEYYLSEVNKVYQEKGIAFDASWFPVFYILSKEEAVSLTYIASELMVSHSAVSQLVKNLKEKELIETALSKEDKRNQTVKLSKKGEELLEQLKPIWKAISLSLNKINKEEKGAADLLPALLSLENYFESQPLSDIILKKIK; encoded by the coding sequence ATGAAATTTTATCAAGATCTTGGTTTTCTTATACTCGGTAGTCGCCTTAGGCGGATGAGTGAATATTATTTATCGGAAGTAAATAAGGTTTATCAAGAGAAAGGTATTGCTTTCGATGCGAGTTGGTTTCCAGTGTTTTATATTCTTTCTAAAGAAGAGGCTGTGAGTCTTACTTATATAGCCTCCGAATTGATGGTGTCGCATTCGGCTGTGAGTCAGTTAGTAAAAAATTTAAAAGAAAAAGAATTGATTGAAACGGCACTTTCTAAGGAAGATAAACGCAATCAAACAGTGAAGCTGAGTAAAAAAGGAGAAGAATTGCTGGAGCAATTAAAGCCCATCTGGAAGGCTATTTCGCTTAGTTTAAATAAAATAAATAAAGAAGAGAAAGGAGCGGCAGATTTGCTACCAGCATTATTATCATTGGAAAATTATTTTGAATCGCAACCACTCTCAGATATTATCTTAAAAAAAATAAAGTAG
- the hutH gene encoding histidine ammonia-lyase — MKELFKYGIDHLTIEKTIAMANGNLQGTICEEAMQNIERSSAFVDEIVAANAVVYGINTGFGPLCDTLISPEETTHLQHNLLKSHSVGVGNLIAPEISKIMLILKLHALCQGYSGIRSATVERILWMIENELIPCVPEQGSVGASGDLAPLAHLFLPLIGFGEVFQNEKLVDASEALKQLGLQPLTLGPKEGLALINGTQFIAAHAVKAVHRMYNVLEAADIIGALSLEGLMGSSKPFDKRLHEIRPFPGNQLVARRLSILLDNSEIHTAHIDCNRVQDPYSLRCMPQVHGASRTSWLHLKDLTEIEINSVTDNPIILGSFDTISGGNFHGEPLAIPLDYVTVAASELGSISERRCYLIIEGRYGLPKLLIENAGLNSGFMIPQYTAAALASENKSLCFPASADSIPTSLGQEDHVSMGSISGRKLNQIIGNVENILAIELLYAAQAIDFRRPLKTSPVLETAHALVRAKVDFAKEDRIFSKDIQSLQKIIVDGSFVKCVNDFANENGMFDLL, encoded by the coding sequence ATGAAGGAATTATTCAAATATGGTATTGACCATTTGACGATTGAAAAAACCATCGCAATGGCAAACGGCAATTTACAGGGAACTATTTGTGAAGAGGCAATGCAGAATATTGAACGCAGTAGTGCTTTTGTTGATGAAATTGTTGCAGCAAACGCTGTGGTGTATGGCATCAATACAGGGTTTGGTCCACTTTGCGATACCTTGATTTCTCCCGAAGAAACTACCCATTTGCAACACAATCTATTAAAGAGCCATTCGGTAGGAGTAGGCAATTTAATTGCACCGGAGATTTCAAAAATAATGTTGATTTTGAAGTTGCATGCACTCTGTCAAGGTTATTCAGGTATTCGGAGTGCAACGGTTGAACGTATTTTGTGGATGATAGAAAATGAATTAATTCCTTGTGTTCCAGAGCAAGGTTCTGTGGGCGCTTCAGGCGACTTAGCGCCCTTAGCACATTTATTTTTGCCATTGATAGGTTTTGGAGAAGTATTTCAAAATGAGAAGTTGGTAGATGCTTCAGAAGCTTTGAAGCAACTAGGTTTACAGCCATTGACGCTTGGTCCGAAAGAAGGGTTGGCGTTAATCAACGGTACACAATTTATTGCTGCGCACGCTGTAAAAGCGGTACACCGAATGTATAATGTGTTAGAAGCTGCTGACATTATTGGTGCACTTTCATTGGAAGGATTAATGGGGTCTTCTAAGCCTTTCGATAAACGATTGCATGAAATAAGACCATTTCCTGGCAATCAATTAGTAGCTCGGCGTTTGTCAATTTTGTTGGACAATTCTGAGATACATACTGCACACATTGATTGCAATCGCGTGCAAGATCCGTATTCATTGCGCTGTATGCCACAGGTACATGGCGCTTCGCGCACATCTTGGTTGCACTTAAAAGACTTGACTGAAATTGAGATTAATTCCGTTACAGATAATCCAATTATTTTGGGCTCTTTTGATACGATTAGTGGCGGAAATTTTCATGGAGAACCATTGGCGATCCCCCTGGATTATGTGACTGTCGCAGCTTCTGAGCTGGGCAGTATTTCCGAAAGAAGATGTTATTTGATAATTGAAGGGAGATATGGTTTGCCGAAATTGTTGATAGAAAATGCAGGGCTTAATTCCGGATTTATGATTCCGCAATATACCGCTGCAGCTCTTGCAAGTGAAAATAAGTCACTATGCTTTCCGGCAAGTGCGGATAGTATTCCCACTTCTTTAGGACAAGAAGATCATGTGTCGATGGGTTCTATTAGTGGCAGGAAATTAAATCAGATAATTGGGAATGTAGAGAATATTTTAGCGATTGAATTGCTATATGCCGCGCAAGCTATTGATTTTAGAAGACCTTTGAAAACCTCTCCTGTTCTGGAAACAGCTCATGCGTTAGTGCGTGCTAAAGTCGATTTTGCCAAAGAGGATAGAATTTTCTCAAAGGATATTCAGTCTTTGCAAAAAATAATTGTCGACGGTTCATTCGTAAAATGTGTGAATGATTTTGCAAATGAGAATGGCATGTTTGATTTATTATAA
- the hutU gene encoding urocanate hydratase: MDNQEFIKKYANHPHYFAPVGNELHAKSWQTEAPLRMLLNNLNAEVAENPDELVVYGGIGQAARDRKSLQKIIEILLELDEEHSLLVQSGKPVGIVRTHPQAPRVLIANSNLVPRWATWEHFNELRSKGLMMFGQMTAGSWIYIGTQGILQGTYETFMSCGKQHFNGDLSGKLIVTAGLGGMGGAQPLAATMAGAVFLAADVDAERIKKRIETKYIDRMTDNYEEAKRWVKEALQKRETLSVGLVSNAGDMLEKLLNDNIIPDILTDQTSAHDPINGYIPNGFSLEEALKLRKEDPELYKEKSLKSMARHVSLMLQLKKKGAITFDYGNNIREFAKQGGELNAFDFPGFTPEYIRPLFCEGKGPFRWVALSGDPQDIYTTDEALIKAFPENTHLVNWLKMAKEKIAFQGLPARICWLGMGEREKAGLLFNDLVRTGKVKGPIVIGRDHLDCGSVASPNRETESMKDGSDAVSDWPLLNLMSNTAGGATWVSFHHGGGVGMGYSQHAGMVVLADGTDRAAECLKRVLFNDPAMGIFRHADAGYEKAEEVAEQFGIKI; encoded by the coding sequence ATGGACAATCAAGAATTTATAAAGAAATATGCCAATCATCCACATTATTTTGCACCTGTTGGAAACGAACTACATGCAAAAAGTTGGCAAACGGAAGCACCACTAAGGATGCTCCTTAATAATCTAAACGCGGAGGTAGCAGAAAACCCTGATGAGCTAGTCGTTTACGGAGGTATTGGTCAGGCGGCACGCGACAGAAAATCCTTGCAAAAAATTATTGAGATTTTATTGGAACTGGATGAAGAACATTCTTTGTTGGTACAATCGGGAAAGCCTGTAGGTATAGTGCGCACGCATCCACAAGCACCTCGTGTACTGATTGCGAATAGTAATTTGGTGCCCAGATGGGCAACTTGGGAACATTTCAACGAGTTGCGTAGCAAGGGTTTGATGATGTTTGGGCAAATGACGGCAGGCAGTTGGATATACATAGGCACACAAGGCATTTTGCAGGGTACTTATGAAACTTTTATGTCTTGTGGAAAGCAGCATTTCAATGGAGATCTTAGCGGGAAACTCATCGTTACTGCAGGTTTGGGCGGAATGGGTGGTGCTCAGCCTTTGGCTGCAACGATGGCGGGTGCTGTTTTTTTGGCTGCTGATGTAGATGCAGAAAGAATAAAAAAACGTATAGAGACAAAATATATTGACCGTATGACGGACAACTATGAGGAGGCGAAAAGATGGGTAAAAGAAGCTTTGCAGAAAAGAGAAACTTTATCTGTTGGGTTAGTAAGCAATGCAGGAGATATGTTGGAGAAATTATTAAATGATAATATTATTCCTGATATTCTGACCGACCAGACATCGGCGCATGACCCGATTAATGGATATATTCCTAATGGATTTTCGCTCGAAGAGGCATTGAAGTTGCGCAAAGAGGACCCTGAATTATATAAAGAGAAATCATTAAAAAGCATGGCGCGTCATGTGAGTTTGATGCTTCAATTAAAGAAAAAAGGTGCAATAACATTCGATTATGGTAATAATATACGTGAATTTGCAAAGCAAGGTGGGGAACTCAATGCCTTTGACTTTCCCGGTTTTACACCGGAGTATATCCGACCTTTGTTTTGCGAAGGAAAAGGTCCGTTTAGATGGGTAGCTTTGTCTGGCGATCCACAAGATATTTATACAACAGATGAAGCATTAATAAAGGCATTTCCTGAAAATACACACTTGGTAAATTGGTTGAAGATGGCCAAAGAGAAAATTGCTTTTCAAGGTTTGCCTGCACGCATTTGCTGGCTAGGTATGGGCGAGCGCGAGAAAGCTGGATTATTGTTTAATGATTTAGTAAGAACGGGAAAGGTAAAAGGGCCGATAGTGATAGGGCGTGACCATCTCGATTGTGGCTCGGTGGCTTCCCCTAATCGCGAAACAGAATCGATGAAAGACGGTAGTGATGCGGTCTCCGATTGGCCATTATTGAATTTGATGAGCAATACTGCCGGCGGTGCTACTTGGGTTTCATTTCATCATGGTGGGGGAGTAGGAATGGGTTATTCGCAACATGCAGGAATGGTTGTCTTGGCTGATGGAACGGATAGAGCAGCCGAATGTTTGAAGCGTGTATTATTCAATGATCCGGCAATGGGTATTTTCCGTCACGCGGATGCGGGTTATGAAAAAGCAGAAGAAGTAGCGGAACAATTTGGCATTAAAATTTAA
- the hutI gene encoding imidazolonepropionase has product MKIIGPFTQIVTLNHLPLKGSIKDESLEIMMDSGIAVEGDRIKSLDKFDLLKKKYPETTVELIETPQVLLPGFIDNHTHICFAGNRAKDYAMRISGKSYQEIAKAGGGIWDTVMHIRNASKYELVRLTAERANKLLHAGITTIEVKSGYGLNVEEELKILRAIKEANRQTKADLISTCLAAHIKPKDFEGTEEEYLLYIEEKLLPKIKKENLAKRVDIFVEEAAFGIHAAKGYLQRARQLGFDCTVHADQFTTGGSVVAIDGGAVSADHLEASGNKEIRMLADADIVATVLPGASLGLGMPFAPARKLLDAGASVAIASDWNPGSAPMGDLLIQASVLGAYERLSIAEMLAGVTFRAVKALRLNDKGILKENFLADMQAYPVKDYREIFYLQGSLKPNIVWKNGERI; this is encoded by the coding sequence ATGAAAATAATAGGACCATTTACACAGATAGTTACACTCAATCACCTTCCATTAAAAGGAAGCATAAAAGATGAATCGTTGGAAATAATGATGGATAGTGGCATTGCGGTGGAAGGTGACAGGATTAAGTCATTGGATAAATTCGATTTATTAAAAAAGAAATATCCGGAAACAACGGTAGAATTAATAGAGACACCGCAGGTATTATTGCCCGGTTTTATAGATAATCATACACATATCTGTTTCGCAGGTAACCGTGCAAAGGATTATGCAATGCGCATTTCAGGGAAAAGCTATCAAGAAATTGCAAAAGCAGGTGGCGGTATTTGGGATACAGTAATGCACATAAGAAATGCTTCAAAGTATGAATTAGTAAGGCTTACAGCAGAACGAGCAAATAAATTATTACATGCGGGTATTACCACTATAGAAGTAAAAAGTGGTTATGGCTTGAATGTGGAAGAAGAATTAAAAATTTTGCGTGCTATCAAAGAAGCGAATCGACAAACTAAGGCTGATTTGATTTCGACTTGTCTTGCGGCACACATCAAACCGAAAGATTTTGAGGGTACTGAAGAAGAATATTTGTTGTATATCGAAGAAAAATTATTGCCCAAAATAAAAAAAGAAAACCTGGCGAAGCGCGTAGACATTTTTGTGGAAGAAGCTGCATTTGGCATACATGCTGCGAAAGGATATTTACAAAGAGCAAGGCAACTTGGTTTTGATTGCACGGTGCATGCAGACCAATTTACAACAGGCGGCTCGGTTGTAGCTATTGATGGTGGTGCTGTTTCGGCCGATCATTTGGAAGCAAGTGGTAATAAAGAAATAAGAATGCTGGCAGATGCAGACATTGTGGCTACCGTGCTACCCGGTGCGTCTTTGGGGCTGGGCATGCCTTTTGCTCCTGCACGGAAATTGTTAGATGCAGGCGCTAGTGTGGCTATTGCAAGTGATTGGAATCCGGGTTCTGCTCCGATGGGTGATTTGTTAATACAGGCCTCAGTATTAGGCGCTTACGAAAGACTTTCAATTGCTGAAATGTTAGCAGGAGTTACATTTAGAGCAGTTAAGGCGTTGCGATTGAACGATAAAGGAATTTTAAAAGAAAACTTTTTGGCTGATATGCAGGCTTATCCTGTGAAAGATTATCGGGAAATATTTTACTTGCAGGGTTCCTTAAAACCCAATATCGTTTGGAAAAATGGCGAAAGAATATGA
- the hutG gene encoding formimidoylglutamase: MINKNYYRATEQNCWTGRNDGDDWVQMRWWQIVQAIQLNEIGKEELEHSLVFLGFECDEGVARNKGRVGAIKGPESLRKVFSNLPVHFFPYQKIVDLGNIICTNKNLEEAQKHLSMTVAMILEKGGFPFLLGGGHEILYGHSVGVRKNYPNKKIGIVNFDAHFDLRKPIENIATSGNGFYQIAEDCKRENNDFLYFVLGIQESSNTLELFDRAKNLDVNYILARDIHLLNIEKIKNELKNFLNKTDIVCLTIDLDVFASADSPGVSAPTPNGLRYDFVFYEIIKCLAESKKVVSIDFAELNPNFDIDHRTAKLAANIAFDWVNLNRDK; the protein is encoded by the coding sequence ATGATAAATAAAAATTATTATAGAGCTACTGAACAAAATTGTTGGACCGGTCGAAATGATGGTGACGACTGGGTTCAAATGCGCTGGTGGCAAATAGTACAGGCAATTCAATTAAACGAAATTGGTAAAGAAGAGTTAGAACATTCTCTTGTGTTTTTAGGTTTTGAATGCGATGAAGGTGTCGCACGAAATAAAGGTAGAGTAGGAGCAATCAAGGGACCGGAATCGCTGCGTAAGGTATTCTCTAACTTGCCGGTGCATTTTTTCCCATATCAGAAAATTGTTGATTTAGGCAATATTATTTGTACCAATAAAAATTTAGAGGAGGCGCAAAAACATTTATCCATGACAGTTGCAATGATTTTGGAGAAAGGTGGATTTCCCTTTTTGTTGGGAGGAGGACACGAAATTTTATATGGTCATTCTGTTGGTGTGCGAAAAAATTATCCCAATAAAAAAATAGGGATTGTCAATTTTGATGCGCATTTTGATTTGCGAAAACCTATTGAAAATATTGCGACATCAGGTAACGGCTTTTATCAAATAGCTGAGGATTGTAAAAGGGAGAATAATGATTTTTTATATTTCGTCCTAGGTATTCAGGAATCGAGCAATACGCTTGAACTTTTTGATCGAGCCAAAAATTTGGATGTTAATTATATTTTGGCGCGTGATATTCATTTATTAAATATAGAAAAGATAAAGAATGAGCTTAAAAATTTTCTAAATAAAACTGATATTGTTTGCCTGACTATAGATTTGGATGTTTTCGCAAGTGCGGATTCCCCGGGTGTGAGTGCACCCACGCCAAATGGATTGCGTTATGATTTTGTTTTTTATGAAATAATTAAATGCCTTGCAGAAAGCAAAAAAGTCGTTTCAATAGACTTTGCTGAACTAAACCCTAATTTCGATATCGATCACCGTACAGCGAAATTAGCCGCAAATATTGCTTTTGATTGGGTAAATTTGAATAGAGATAAATAA